A genome region from Leishmania mexicana MHOM/GT/2001/U1103 complete genome, chromosome 28 includes the following:
- a CDS encoding putative haloacid dehalogenase-like hydrolase, translating to MPRMPIKAIVTDLDGTLLNPQHCISNYTAKVLNKIKEKGICFIVATGRPYTEVFSRIRDCHMAPDYIITSNGARIHDGAFNVIREHNIRPDLVESLVRMRTVKDPVTGAELPKKFTTNIYRGADWLTDKSIAEVSEAFHVDFQCTDLHEHFYELQASELKEVHEIWFAGDHDELVLLDNALREKYSDDLCCTFSLPYILDCVPAGVNKGNGVLEVAEVLGLTLDEVACFGDGMNDESMLQVTSTSFIMANAQQKLKDAVPHAQIIGSNADDGVAKKLEEIFFSS from the coding sequence ATGCCCAGAATGCCCATCAAGGCCATTGTCACCGACCTCGATGGCACGTTGCTCAATCCACAGCACTGCATCAGCAACTACACCGCCAAAGTCCTGAACAAGATCAAGGAAAAGGGCATCTGCTTTATCGTGGCTACTGGTCGCCCGTACACGGAGGTCTTCAGCAGAATTCGGGATTGCCACATGGCGCCGGACTACATCATCACTAGCAACGGCGCCCGCATTCACGATGGCGCGTTCAACGTCATACGTGAGCACAACATTCGACCGGACCTTGTGGAGTCGCTTGTGCGGATGCGCACGGTCAAGGACCCTGTGACTGGTGCCGAACTTCCGAAGAAGTTCACCACGAACATCTACCGCGGGGCAGACTGGCTGACGGACAAGAGCATCGCAGAGGTGAGCGAAGCCTTCCACGTGGACTTCCAGTGCACAGACCTTCATGAGCACTTCTACGAGCTGCAGGCGTCAGAGCTGAAAGAGGTGCATGAGATTTGGTTCGCTGGCGACCACGACGAGCTCGTGCTGCTGGATAATGCGCTCAGAGAGAAGTACTCCGACGACCTTTGCTGCACCTTTTCCCTTCCCTACATACTGGACTGTGTACCGGCAGGCGTCAACAAGGGCAATGGTGTGCTAGAGGTGGCAGAGGTGCTGGGGTTGACGCTGGATGAGGTGGCCTGCTTTGGCGACGGCATGAACGACGAGTCGATGCTGCAGGTGACCTCGACATCCTTTATTATGGCAAATGCTCAACAAAAGTTGAAGGATGCCGTCCCGCACGCGCAGATCATCGGTAGCAACGCCGACGATGGTGTGGCCAAGAAGCTGGAGGAAATCTTTTTCTCATCCTAG
- a CDS encoding haloacid dehalogenase-like hydrolase-like protein, with the protein MTSPDNMVAASVYARRPKGVRVPAGLNPYKLVACDMDGTLLNSNHSISDYTRTVLSKLLARGVHIIFATGRPFTDVYRIKRRLNIFAATKFIPTPGLQVVTPVESSPTSRYPSGSPNSSHSVLPPTPSSTCSGTGPNETEKIIPRCFAITSNGACIYNEANERIYERTIDPRIVQELYSVFMDDPEVNINVFRSVDEADRQQQGYTNPSDQPDDKASEEWICRYPCDLEAALYKESRFTFRVVSNLEKTFPVDRVSEIFFLCYNPEKSALVESDINKRMKELADELKLETSVRVAPSATYCLDIVPSDVSKASALQHVLDKLDLTMGDCIAFGDGLNDVELLSSVGKGCIMGNGNPRLKKLLPHLEVIGRNDDDAVARKLSEIFDMDDELGDIGNPLRSST; encoded by the coding sequence ATGACCAGCCCAGACAATATGGTTGCTGCCAGTGTGTACGCACGGAGGCCAAAAGGGGTTCGGGTGCCAGCGGGCCTCAACCCGTACAAGCTTGTTGCGTGCGACATGGATGGCACGCTGCTCAACAGCAACCACTCTATCTCCGACTACACCCGCACCGTTCTGTcgaagctgctggcgcgtggTGTGCACATTATCTTTGCCACGGGCCGCCCGTTCACGGATGTCTATCGCATTAAGCGCCGCCTTAATATCTTCGCAGCCACAAAGTTCATCCCGACGCCGGGTCTTCAAGTGGTCACGCCTGTAGAGTCCTCGCCGACCTCGCGCTACCCATCCGGCTCGCCGAACAGCTCCCACAGCGTCTTGCCGCCAACCCCGTCCTCGACCTGCTCAGGGACAGGACCGAACGAGACGGAGAAGATCATCCCACGCTGCTTCGCCATCACGTCTAACGGGGCATGCATCTACAACGAAGCGAACGAGCGCATCTACGAGCGCACCATCGATCCGCGCATTGTGCAGGAACTCTACTCGGTGTTCATGGATGACCCCGAGGTGAACATCAACGTCTTCCGCAGCGTCGACGAGGCggaccggcagcagcagggatACACGAACCCAAGTGACCAGCCGGACGACAAGGCCAGCGAGGAGTGGATCTGCCGGTACCCGTGCGATCTCGAGGCAGCGCTCTACAAGGAGTCGCGATTCACCTTTCGCGTTGTCTCTAACCTGGAAAAGACATTCCCAGTGGACCGCGTGAGCGAGATCTTCTTTCTCTGCTACAACCCCGAGAAGAGCGCCCTGGTGGAGTCCGACATTAACAAGCGAATGAAAGAGCTGGCGGATGAGCTGAAGCTGGAGACGTCCGTTCGCGTGGCGCCGTCTGCGACGTACTGCCTCGACATTGTTCCGTCCGACGTCAGTAAAGCGTCGGCACTGCAGCATGTTCTCGACAAGCTTGACTTGACGATGGGCGACTGCATCGCCTTTGGTGACGGCCTCAACGACGTGGAGCTGCTGTCCTCGGTGGGAAAGGGGTGTATCATGGGGAACGGCAACCCACGACTGaagaagctgctgccgcacctcgAGGTGATTGGCCGGaatgacgacgacgccgtcgcccgAAAGCTCAGCGAAATCTTCGACATGGACGATGAGCTTGGTGACATTGGAAATCCCCTGCGCTCTTCTACGTGA